CGGGTCGGCTCCGGCTGAGGGCGGAATCCTACGTTAAGGGATTTCTGGTCTGAATTGGATAGCAAGCGAGTGATTTTGAGCGCTTTGTGGTAGTTTTGGCGGCATGGATGACGTTGATATCGATAGAATTGATGATGCGGTTTTGGGGCTGCTGTGGCTGACGGTGCATGACGAGCGGCGAGCCTGGAGGGGGCATGACTGGGATGCGTTGGATCGGTTGCACCGCAAGGGGCTGATTGCCGATCCGGTCAATAAGGCGAAATCTGTCGTTCTGACGGATGAAGGGTTGAAGCGAGCGGAGGAGCTTTTCCAGATCTTGTTCACCTCCCCAAAATAGATTGCCTGCTGCCATTTTTTGGCCATCTGTATTCGCCGGTCAGCAGGATGTGCGCCCATCCAAGCGGCGAGATATGGGAGAGCAATTCTAGCGGTACGGGGAGGCCGGCATTGCTACGTTGCGCGACGGCCTGACCAAGATGCACCGTGTTCCAGTAGATGATGATGGCGGCAAGCAGGTTGAGGGCGGCGAGGCGATAGTGCTGGCCCTCAGTCGTTCGGTCGCGGATTTCGCCTTGCCGGCCGATGCGCAAGGCATTCTTGAGCGCGTGATGCGCCTCGCCCTTGTTGAGGCCGATACGAGCCCGCCGCTGCATGTCGGCATCGAGGATCCATTCTATGATGAAGAGCGTACGCTCAATGCGGCCAACCTCACGAAGGGCGAGCGCGAGATCGTGCTGGCGCGGATAGG
This genomic interval from Mesorhizobium sp. J428 contains the following:
- a CDS encoding DUF6429 family protein is translated as MDDVDIDRIDDAVLGLLWLTVHDERRAWRGHDWDALDRLHRKGLIADPVNKAKSVVLTDEGLKRAEELFQILFTSPK